A section of the Verrucomicrobium sp. GAS474 genome encodes:
- the vccD gene encoding Verru_Chthon cassette protein D: MHPLPTIPSRRSAGAFSLIELLIVMAIMGTLALMALPAFNRVVTASNLSSGGRALVDQINLARQTAMARSSQVEFRLYRLPDASLPGSQSPAQYRAFQAFVITQGGTATNAVARPIFLPKSIIFLASPSVSSLLPEAPGTAPALVSGERAGTRFNGYQPSAYDYMVFHFNPDGSTDLDPTASWYISLAFEKAPLGANGVPSDFITIQIDPLSGRARSFRP, from the coding sequence ATGCATCCACTCCCCACGATCCCCTCCCGCCGCTCCGCAGGGGCCTTCAGCCTGATCGAGCTCCTCATCGTCATGGCCATCATGGGGACGCTCGCCCTGATGGCCCTGCCCGCGTTCAACCGGGTCGTCACCGCCTCGAACCTCTCGTCGGGCGGCCGCGCCCTCGTCGACCAGATCAATCTCGCCCGCCAGACCGCGATGGCGCGGAGCAGCCAGGTCGAGTTTCGCCTCTACAGGTTGCCGGACGCCTCCCTTCCCGGGAGCCAGTCCCCCGCCCAATACCGGGCTTTCCAGGCGTTCGTCATCACCCAGGGAGGAACGGCAACCAACGCCGTGGCGCGGCCCATCTTCCTGCCCAAGTCGATCATCTTCCTCGCCTCGCCCTCCGTCTCATCGCTCCTCCCGGAAGCTCCGGGAACCGCTCCGGCCCTCGTCTCGGGCGAGCGGGCGGGGACGCGCTTCAACGGATACCAGCCGTCGGCATACGATTACATGGTCTTCCACTTCAACCCCGACGGGAGCACCGACCTCGATCCGACGGCGAGCTGGTACATCAGCCTCGCCTTCGAGAAGGCCCCGCTGGGGGCGAACGGCGTCCCCTCCGATTTCATCACGATCCAGATCGATCCGCTCAGCGGGCGGGCCCGGTCGTTCCGGCCCTGA
- a CDS encoding PEP-CTERM sorting domain-containing protein: MKGNHFSFSPFGLLAAALLLGVLAVPPASAQTTYTWSSTASTNWSTSANWGGAGVPGAGDTANILNTTGSTITYDAGASGTLGTLNMTTATGSGTTKLLVSTPLTLTVGGSIYSTKASTYETLTLSGTAALTIASGATFTVGTGSSSLISSSSISTSTTTAYLNTASGYSGSGVVVNGTLDFITAASGSSTSAQLYVNAPVVIGAGGTLNVDTESATYGTRTIIAGNFTTSASANTISASSSLSSAASTLGNLYLMGSTINIGAGTTFSGFADGTGGTTPGVVFYQTAAGTQTISLGAVTGFTIRNAAGSAATIIEKISSTAVSNSVSNAIDTILFQTTSIAGDNMTLQLASNLNFAGGSYTLPFVFSLQGSSLTATIDLNGFTYDATAGTSTVGFSASGSSAGSSQYIAIVNSGSGSISSNQGIFKAAAINLGGADVSVGSNVILQASAGGSSNDLGNKDATSPTTIDSTSTFYYTGTGTTATLKSTNNRTIGGLIVGTGSSASTLKLASAITAAGNVTPSAGATLDLGGFGLALTGSASLTGAGTITNSSTTVASTVSFASGATGGLSPGGAGVAATLTFTAPTKAITISLANSTSVFDITSAGLGAGTFDSLSLSNTTLDLTGGAFVIDFGTGTYNGSIQLISLASGSAITGSLSSLTSNLGAAESLSLSSTGVLTFSAVPEPSTTALLFAGAGCLAWIAWRRRAARAV, encoded by the coding sequence ATGAAAGGCAACCATTTTTCCTTCTCCCCATTCGGGCTCCTGGCGGCGGCTTTGCTCCTCGGCGTATTGGCTGTGCCGCCGGCTTCGGCCCAGACGACCTATACCTGGAGTTCCACTGCCAGCACCAATTGGAGTACGTCGGCCAACTGGGGCGGCGCCGGGGTTCCCGGCGCGGGGGATACGGCGAATATCTTGAACACGACCGGTTCGACGATCACCTATGACGCGGGCGCTTCGGGGACCCTGGGGACGCTGAACATGACGACGGCGACCGGCTCGGGCACGACGAAGCTTCTGGTGAGCACTCCCTTGACCTTGACCGTCGGGGGTTCGATCTATTCGACGAAGGCCTCGACCTATGAGACGCTCACGCTCTCGGGAACGGCGGCGTTGACGATCGCCTCGGGGGCGACCTTCACGGTCGGAACGGGAAGCAGTTCCCTGATTAGTAGCTCCTCGATCAGCACAAGCACGACGACCGCCTATTTGAACACGGCGTCCGGCTATTCGGGGTCGGGGGTCGTCGTCAACGGGACGCTCGATTTCATCACTGCGGCCTCGGGGTCTTCGACTTCGGCGCAGCTCTACGTGAACGCTCCCGTGGTCATCGGCGCGGGCGGAACCTTGAACGTCGACACGGAATCCGCGACGTACGGCACCCGCACGATTATCGCGGGGAACTTCACCACCTCGGCGAGCGCCAACACAATCTCGGCCTCCAGCTCGCTCAGCAGCGCGGCGTCGACGCTGGGCAATCTCTATCTCATGGGATCGACGATCAACATCGGTGCCGGAACGACGTTCAGCGGCTTCGCCGACGGGACGGGGGGGACGACTCCCGGCGTCGTCTTCTACCAGACCGCTGCGGGGACCCAGACCATCTCCCTCGGTGCGGTGACCGGATTCACGATCCGGAACGCCGCGGGCTCGGCCGCGACGATCATCGAAAAGATCTCGAGCACGGCGGTGAGCAACTCCGTCAGCAATGCGATCGACACGATCCTGTTCCAGACGACGTCAATCGCGGGGGACAACATGACCCTTCAGCTGGCGAGTAACCTGAACTTCGCGGGCGGAAGCTACACCCTTCCCTTCGTCTTCAGTCTTCAAGGGTCGTCGTTGACCGCGACGATCGACCTGAACGGCTTCACCTATGACGCCACGGCGGGGACGAGTACCGTCGGCTTCTCGGCGTCGGGATCGAGCGCGGGGAGCAGCCAGTACATCGCCATCGTCAATTCGGGGAGCGGTTCGATCAGCAGCAACCAGGGCATCTTCAAGGCCGCAGCGATCAATCTCGGCGGAGCCGACGTCAGCGTGGGGAGCAATGTGATCCTCCAGGCCTCGGCGGGCGGCAGCTCGAACGACCTCGGCAACAAGGATGCCACGTCACCGACGACGATCGATTCCACCAGCACCTTCTACTACACCGGCACGGGAACGACGGCGACCCTCAAGTCGACGAACAACCGGACCATCGGCGGCCTGATCGTCGGGACCGGTTCCTCGGCCTCGACGCTGAAGCTGGCCTCGGCGATCACGGCGGCGGGCAACGTCACGCCGAGCGCCGGGGCGACGCTCGACCTCGGCGGCTTCGGTCTGGCCCTCACCGGTTCGGCCAGCCTCACCGGCGCGGGGACGATCACGAACAGCTCGACGACGGTGGCCTCCACGGTGAGTTTTGCCTCCGGGGCGACGGGCGGCCTTTCTCCCGGCGGTGCGGGCGTGGCGGCGACGCTGACTTTCACGGCCCCGACCAAGGCGATCACCATCTCCCTGGCGAATTCGACCTCCGTCTTCGACATCACCAGCGCCGGACTCGGAGCGGGGACGTTCGACTCCCTGAGCCTGAGCAACACGACGCTCGACCTCACGGGCGGCGCGTTCGTCATCGACTTCGGCACGGGGACCTACAACGGCTCGATCCAGCTCATCTCGCTCGCGAGCGGCAGCGCGATCACCGGCTCCCTGAGCAGCCTGACGAGCAACCTCGGCGCCGCCGAATCGCTCTCGCTGAGCTCGACCGGTGTGCTGACTTTCAGCGCGGTTCCGGAGCCCTCGACGACGGCCCTGCTCTTCGCCGGGGCGGGCTGCCTCGCCTGGATCGCATGGCGTCGGCGGGCCGCGCGGGCGGTCTAG
- a CDS encoding LacI family DNA-binding transcriptional regulator, with amino-acid sequence MPPLPPAPPRIASTVDLARYLGISEWTVSRAINGHPEVKAATRERILQAMEEVGFRPNPVARGLNGKAMGVVGVCFGDPRNAVMIEKIASLDRFLHAYQLRGVLSISHRDEASEGRILSDFRHMRVDGVVLIQSFLGAKALSRLSDGMRCVHVDPAEPELFPSVTMDRGAAMRLIVDHLVGLGHRSFALLGFGPTSAVRWNGVRSALAAHGLDPDRSLETFELEQAGHESFVEGVELAGRLARRLKAKGKKAAKRPTAVIALNDRIAIGAIQTLVRGGIAVPRDLSVVGFDDLDIGSHLLPTLTTINQQPEMLMQRVGELLLGVLGKPAGSSRKRLHVEPRLMVRESTGPASRS; translated from the coding sequence ATGCCCCCGCTCCCTCCCGCCCCGCCCCGGATCGCCTCGACGGTCGATCTGGCCCGTTACCTCGGGATCTCCGAGTGGACGGTCTCGCGGGCGATCAACGGCCATCCGGAGGTGAAGGCCGCGACGCGGGAGCGGATCCTCCAGGCGATGGAGGAGGTCGGCTTCCGTCCGAATCCGGTGGCGCGCGGGCTGAACGGGAAGGCGATGGGGGTGGTCGGCGTCTGCTTCGGCGACCCCCGGAACGCGGTGATGATCGAAAAGATCGCCTCGCTCGACCGCTTCCTTCATGCGTACCAACTGCGGGGTGTCCTTTCCATCAGCCACCGGGACGAGGCGAGCGAGGGGAGGATCCTCTCCGATTTCCGTCACATGAGGGTCGACGGCGTCGTCCTCATCCAGTCCTTCCTGGGGGCCAAGGCTCTCTCCCGCCTGAGCGACGGGATGCGTTGCGTCCACGTCGATCCCGCCGAGCCGGAGCTGTTTCCTTCCGTGACCATGGACCGGGGCGCGGCGATGCGCCTGATCGTCGATCATCTCGTCGGGCTCGGCCACCGGTCCTTCGCCCTGCTCGGCTTCGGACCGACGAGCGCGGTCCGCTGGAACGGCGTGCGCTCCGCCCTGGCCGCCCACGGGCTCGATCCCGATCGGAGCCTGGAGACGTTCGAGCTCGAACAGGCGGGGCATGAATCCTTCGTCGAAGGCGTCGAGTTGGCGGGACGCCTCGCCCGGCGACTGAAGGCGAAGGGAAAGAAGGCGGCGAAGCGCCCCACGGCGGTAATCGCCCTCAACGACCGCATCGCCATCGGAGCCATCCAGACCCTGGTTCGCGGCGGCATCGCCGTTCCCCGGGATCTCTCCGTCGTCGGATTCGACGACCTCGACATCGGAAGCCACCTCCTGCCGACGCTCACGACGATCAACCAGCAGCCCGAGATGCTGATGCAACGGGTGGGAGAGCTCCTTCTCGGCGTCCTCGGCAAGCCGGCCGGGTCTTCCCGGAAGCGCCTGCACGTTGAGCCCAGGCTGATGGTGAGGGAATCGACCGGTCCCGCGTCTCGATCCTAG
- a CDS encoding right-handed parallel beta-helix repeat-containing protein: MKPLLLLLSVALPCLALPGLRAETYCVDPAKGNDSNPGTAELPFRTTAKGIAKARAGDTVIIAKVDRPIRESLLIREKSGEEGKPITIDGQGNLFTGSDPLKPEEWSAVAGQPGVYRNDHLVPGLKPADKNNAFILQRYIMIWDDKPNRMGRTSKGRHEPFVPVEKLQPGQWTYVDAEAAFYVAIDPAKSLADYAIESPTRLNGVGISGTCEHWVVKNVRVSRVINDGFNLHGHTRDFVFENIEATECGDDGISEHEDSELTIHGLVSRRNSTGICHGDQTSSWSDHVVLEDNYAANLFLRNGTHVITDSVVSAAAPPDGNNGIILNNVPVPINPNPLSMTFTRCRFPFPSGANPTGKAPFYVDDGVLLTISDDSKVEGPVYHVPGRKGAPSAPAPAP; encoded by the coding sequence ATGAAACCCCTTCTCCTCCTTCTCTCCGTCGCCCTCCCCTGCCTCGCCCTTCCGGGCCTCCGCGCCGAGACCTATTGCGTCGACCCGGCGAAGGGGAACGACTCGAATCCGGGCACGGCCGAGCTCCCCTTCCGCACCACGGCGAAGGGCATCGCCAAAGCCAGGGCCGGGGACACGGTCATCATCGCCAAGGTCGACCGGCCCATCCGGGAATCGCTCCTCATCCGGGAGAAATCGGGCGAGGAGGGGAAACCGATCACGATCGACGGGCAGGGCAATCTCTTCACCGGCAGCGATCCCCTGAAGCCGGAGGAGTGGAGCGCCGTCGCCGGACAGCCCGGCGTCTACCGGAACGACCACCTGGTCCCCGGCCTCAAGCCGGCCGACAAGAACAACGCCTTCATCCTCCAGCGGTACATCATGATCTGGGACGACAAGCCGAACCGCATGGGCCGGACCTCGAAGGGACGCCACGAGCCCTTCGTCCCCGTCGAGAAGCTCCAGCCCGGGCAGTGGACCTACGTCGACGCCGAGGCCGCCTTCTACGTCGCGATCGATCCCGCCAAGAGCCTGGCCGACTACGCCATTGAATCGCCGACCCGGCTGAACGGCGTCGGCATCTCCGGCACCTGCGAGCATTGGGTGGTGAAGAACGTCCGGGTGAGCCGCGTGATCAACGACGGCTTCAACCTCCACGGCCACACGCGCGATTTCGTCTTCGAGAACATCGAGGCGACCGAGTGCGGCGACGACGGGATCAGCGAGCACGAGGACTCCGAGCTGACCATCCACGGCCTCGTCTCCCGCCGGAACTCGACCGGCATCTGCCACGGGGACCAGACCTCGTCGTGGTCCGACCACGTCGTCCTCGAGGACAACTACGCGGCGAATCTCTTCCTGCGGAACGGCACCCACGTCATCACGGACAGCGTCGTCTCCGCCGCGGCCCCGCCCGACGGCAACAACGGAATCATCCTCAACAACGTCCCCGTCCCCATCAACCCGAACCCCCTCTCGATGACGTTCACCCGTTGCCGCTTCCCCTTCCCCTCCGGAGCGAACCCGACGGGCAAGGCGCCGTTCTATGTCGACGACGGCGTGCTGCTGACGATCTCCGACGACTCGAAGGTCGAGGGACCGGTCTATCACGTCCCGGGCAGAAAGGGAGCGCCTTCCGCTCCCGCCCCGGCCCCTTAA
- a CDS encoding glycoside hydrolase family 130 protein — MLHAEPGLLKRCATNPILSPRDIPYGCDKVYNPAACRLGDEIVLIVRTDRADEPRQCLGLARSRDGIHFTVEKEPILVPAPDEFGNLNDPRVTFVEGWYYLVYCNDPSGPGLREEGIHICIARSRDLRRWERIYKSQPDNRNAVIFPRKIGGLYARLDRPFRRGYRAEHGHDLWISYSPDMEFWGRHRLVLSHYDVEWGHHKIGPSAPPVWTPEGWLTLFHGAECDPGGEGWLPWVAPHGSYPGKVYRAGAMLLDLEDPSKIIARRREPLLCPVAPYEIDPYYRPNVVFPCGIIEEDDGELKIYYGASDTHVAMATVAKGDLVDWVLGRR; from the coding sequence ATGCTCCACGCCGAACCCGGCCTCCTGAAGCGCTGCGCGACGAATCCGATCCTCTCCCCGCGCGATATTCCCTACGGCTGCGACAAGGTCTACAATCCCGCCGCCTGCCGCCTGGGGGACGAGATCGTCCTCATCGTGAGGACCGATCGCGCCGACGAGCCGCGCCAATGCCTCGGATTGGCCCGGAGCAGGGACGGCATCCATTTCACGGTCGAGAAGGAGCCGATCCTCGTCCCCGCGCCCGACGAATTCGGAAACCTCAACGATCCGCGCGTCACCTTTGTCGAGGGCTGGTACTACCTCGTCTACTGCAACGATCCCTCCGGCCCCGGCCTCCGCGAGGAGGGCATCCACATCTGCATCGCCCGCTCCCGCGATCTGCGCCGGTGGGAACGGATCTACAAGTCGCAGCCCGACAACCGGAACGCGGTGATCTTCCCCCGGAAGATCGGCGGCCTCTATGCCCGGCTCGATCGCCCCTTCCGGCGCGGCTACCGCGCGGAGCATGGCCACGATCTCTGGATCTCCTATTCGCCCGACATGGAATTCTGGGGGCGGCACAGGCTGGTCCTCTCCCATTACGACGTCGAGTGGGGCCATCACAAGATCGGCCCCTCGGCCCCGCCCGTCTGGACGCCCGAGGGCTGGCTCACCCTGTTCCATGGCGCCGAGTGCGATCCGGGCGGCGAGGGCTGGCTCCCGTGGGTCGCCCCGCACGGTTCCTATCCTGGCAAGGTCTACCGCGCGGGGGCCATGCTCCTCGACCTGGAGGACCCCTCGAAGATCATCGCCCGTCGTCGGGAGCCGCTGCTCTGCCCGGTCGCGCCGTACGAGATCGACCCCTATTACCGCCCGAACGTCGTCTTCCCCTGCGGCATCATCGAAGAGGACGACGGCGAGCTGAAGATCTACTACGGCGCCTCCGACACCCATGTCGCGATGGCGACGGTGGCGAAGGGCGACCTCGTCGATTGGGTCCTGGGGCGGCGCTAG
- a CDS encoding right-handed parallel beta-helix repeat-containing protein, whose translation MAEPPAVVYRWDASAWLEKYNHAQFIAAPITNPDGTIGARIAVTPHSEQNPYNHIVVTGAGLKGGNQYTAVLTFSVETPTTYPLSFYLFARNSAGNQYDIWQTWIGLPGATRTIAVPLDLKDIASGTWRLHVGISKRGALNIESLVVYAGLTSDGKSSYVSALPPPPAPSVSPGGASGFTPFTLAPPALTGKVITVAPPAYAFVADAPGADPSVAVTNAAALQKAAKDCRAQAGTKLLIPTGIYRLSSVASISFDSLNDVVVDGQGSTFIVERLSKDGPAFQLSRCNRVEMRNFAIDWDWATTPIASLGVVSNLSADKLQCDFTFPDLDAAATKLAMATPWRSIMPMDPVHLMRNDPNIIHMAKAAVVTPGSADNVLHAVFPSPAALTEGATYCIRHLYYEMAGFKVSDCHDLMFNSVDIFSIPGMGWFFAGDMHRFTLLKCRIARKPGSRTPLTTAADGIHVDQSVGDFLVENCSITGTGDDAMNIHDEAYQGEMVLDPADPTKLTLLHCPSYQLRLKEGDPVDFFNADFSQLGGGTAPVSRQVAKVSSDNKAVDQPTVVQFTAPLPEGLTPLSIVRNGRFGTRNVGISGCTIEYSNGRGILLSAQGATISDCRFLSVYSTPIDLESEIIQPLWTEGRGASNIRIEGNVFENSNQQERYGGATIYSNTRIPWGPTTATLYDGITIERNRFVNSPGPVVSLCNVSNLIVRANQVEVADPFPNPMRRTGAILLNRASSVLLGGNKWADALGALSGGGLVYDPGTVSQLDPGTDSGAR comes from the coding sequence ATGGCCGAACCTCCGGCTGTCGTCTACCGTTGGGACGCCAGCGCGTGGCTGGAGAAGTACAACCACGCCCAATTCATCGCCGCCCCGATCACCAATCCCGACGGGACGATCGGGGCCCGCATCGCGGTGACGCCCCACAGCGAGCAGAATCCCTATAATCATATCGTGGTGACGGGAGCGGGCCTGAAGGGGGGCAACCAGTACACCGCGGTTCTCACCTTCAGCGTCGAGACACCCACGACTTATCCCCTCTCGTTCTATCTCTTCGCCCGGAATTCGGCGGGGAACCAGTACGACATCTGGCAGACGTGGATCGGCCTGCCCGGGGCGACGCGGACCATCGCCGTCCCCCTCGACCTGAAGGACATCGCCTCGGGGACCTGGAGGCTCCACGTCGGCATCTCCAAGAGGGGGGCGCTCAACATCGAGAGTCTCGTCGTCTATGCCGGGCTCACCTCGGACGGCAAGAGCTCTTATGTGTCGGCGTTGCCGCCGCCCCCGGCTCCGTCGGTCTCGCCCGGCGGGGCGAGCGGCTTCACTCCCTTCACGCTCGCCCCTCCCGCGTTGACGGGGAAGGTGATCACCGTGGCGCCTCCCGCCTACGCGTTCGTCGCCGATGCGCCGGGGGCCGATCCCTCCGTGGCCGTCACCAATGCCGCGGCATTGCAGAAGGCCGCCAAGGATTGCCGCGCCCAGGCCGGGACCAAGCTTCTCATTCCCACCGGCATCTACCGGCTCTCCTCGGTGGCGAGCATCTCCTTCGACTCGTTGAACGACGTCGTCGTCGACGGTCAGGGCTCGACGTTCATCGTCGAAAGGCTGTCGAAGGACGGGCCGGCCTTCCAGCTCAGCCGGTGCAACCGGGTTGAGATGAGGAATTTCGCCATCGACTGGGATTGGGCGACGACGCCGATCGCGAGCCTCGGCGTCGTCTCCAATCTCTCGGCGGATAAGCTGCAGTGCGACTTCACCTTCCCCGATCTCGATGCGGCGGCCACGAAGCTCGCGATGGCCACTCCCTGGCGGAGCATCATGCCGATGGATCCCGTCCACCTGATGCGGAACGATCCGAACATCATCCACATGGCGAAGGCCGCCGTCGTCACGCCGGGGAGCGCCGACAACGTCCTCCATGCCGTCTTCCCCTCCCCGGCGGCGCTCACGGAGGGGGCGACCTACTGCATCCGGCACCTTTACTACGAGATGGCCGGGTTCAAGGTCTCCGATTGCCATGACCTGATGTTCAACTCTGTCGATATCTTCTCGATCCCGGGGATGGGCTGGTTCTTCGCGGGGGACATGCACCGTTTCACTCTCTTGAAGTGCCGGATCGCGAGGAAGCCCGGCTCCCGGACTCCCCTGACCACGGCGGCCGACGGCATCCACGTCGACCAGTCGGTCGGCGACTTCCTGGTGGAGAACTGCAGCATCACCGGGACGGGCGACGACGCGATGAACATCCATGACGAGGCCTACCAGGGGGAGATGGTCCTCGATCCCGCCGACCCGACGAAGCTGACGCTGCTCCACTGCCCCTCGTACCAGCTTCGCCTGAAGGAAGGGGATCCGGTCGATTTCTTCAACGCCGATTTCTCGCAGCTCGGCGGCGGCACGGCTCCCGTCAGCCGTCAGGTGGCCAAGGTTTCGTCGGACAACAAGGCCGTTGACCAGCCGACGGTCGTCCAGTTCACGGCACCGCTGCCGGAGGGGCTCACCCCGTTGAGCATCGTGCGAAACGGGCGGTTCGGCACCCGGAACGTCGGCATCTCCGGCTGCACGATCGAGTATTCGAACGGGCGCGGCATCCTTCTCTCGGCCCAGGGGGCCACGATCTCCGACTGCCGCTTCCTGAGCGTCTACAGCACGCCGATCGACCTCGAGTCCGAGATTATCCAGCCTCTTTGGACCGAGGGGAGGGGGGCTTCGAACATCCGGATCGAAGGCAACGTCTTCGAGAACAGCAACCAGCAGGAGCGTTACGGCGGCGCGACCATCTACTCCAACACCCGGATTCCCTGGGGCCCGACGACGGCGACGCTCTACGACGGCATCACGATCGAGCGGAACCGTTTCGTGAACAGCCCCGGCCCCGTCGTCTCCCTATGCAACGTCTCCAACCTGATCGTCCGTGCGAACCAGGTCGAGGTGGCCGATCCGTTTCCGAACCCGATGCGCCGCACGGGGGCGATCCTGCTGAACCGGGCTTCCTCCGTCCTGCTGGGGGGCAACAAATGGGCCGACGCGCTCGGGGCGCTCTCGGGCGGAGGCCTCGTCTACGATCCGGGGACGGTCTCCCAGCTCGATCCCGGAACCGACTCCGGCGCCCGCTGA
- a CDS encoding cupin domain-containing protein, with protein sequence MDEHMVGKNIRALRLASKASLTEVAARAGITKSTLSKIETGQTSSPISTLVSIATAMGVRLAEFFREAEEPSRHTLTRKGKGKIAVRDGSRFGYTYEALAIGFPNKPVEPFLLTISPGDKEGNFRHGGHEFIYLLSGDIEITLDGEPFELHAGDSLYFDPTQDHALRLLNKKPARFLCFFIETP encoded by the coding sequence ATGGATGAACACATGGTCGGGAAGAACATCCGCGCCCTCCGCCTCGCCTCGAAGGCGAGCCTGACCGAGGTGGCCGCCCGCGCCGGGATCACGAAGAGCACGCTTTCCAAGATCGAGACCGGCCAGACCTCCTCCCCCATCTCGACCCTCGTCTCGATCGCGACGGCGATGGGCGTCCGCCTCGCCGAGTTCTTCCGCGAGGCCGAGGAGCCGTCCCGGCACACCCTCACCCGCAAGGGGAAAGGGAAGATCGCCGTCCGCGACGGCAGCCGCTTCGGCTACACCTACGAGGCGCTGGCGATCGGCTTCCCGAACAAGCCGGTCGAGCCCTTCCTCCTGACGATCTCCCCCGGCGACAAGGAGGGCAACTTCCGCCACGGCGGCCACGAATTCATCTACCTGCTCTCGGGCGACATCGAGATCACCCTCGACGGGGAACCCTTCGAGCTCCACGCCGGGGACTCCCTCTACTTCGATCCGACCCAGGATCACGCCCTCCGGCTCCTCAACAAGAAGCCCGCCCGCTTCCTCTGCTTCTTCATTGAAACGCCCTGA